AAGGTGGGGCACCCGTTTCAGCTACCGGCGAACCGAACCCATGCCCCGCACCATCGATTACTACTTCTCCCTCGTGAGTCCCTGGGCCTATATCGGCCATGCGCCCTTCATGGAGGTCGCGCAGAAGCATGGGGTCGAGGTCAATTTCAAGCCCGTCTTCCTTGGGCGTGTCTTCTCGGAAACCGGCGGCCTGCCGCTCGCCCAGCGCCATCCGGCGCGGCAGCGCTACCGGATCGTGGAACTGCAGCGCTGGCGCGAGAAGCGCGGCCTGACCTTCAACATCAATCCGAAGCATTGGCCCTTCGACGTGAACCTCGCCGACCGCTTCGTCATCGCGATAACGGCCTCCGGCCGCAGCCCGGATGCTTTCCTGCGCCGGGCCTTCGCGGCCATTTGGGAGGAGGAGCGTGACCTGGGTGATCCGCTCGTCCTGTCCGAGCTGGCCGAGCAGGCGGGGCTCGACTCGTCGGCTCTCATGGACGTGGTGACCGGCAGCACCACGGAGGCGATCTATGCCCTCAACCTCGAGAACGCCGTCGCGGGCGACGTCTTCGGCTCCCCGGCCTATGTGCTCGACGGCGAGGTGTTCTGGGGGCAGGACCGGCTCGAACTGCTCGACGATGCGCTGAGCTCCGGACGCGCGCCCTATACGCCGAACGCCTGACGGCCCCATGCGGACCATCGGACTCATCGGCGGCATGAGCTGGGAAAGCTCGGCCGAATATTACCGCATCATCAATCAGGAGGTGAACCGGCGGCTCGGCGGCGTGCGCTCGGCGCAATGCCTGATGTATTCGGTCGATTTCGAGGACATCAAGCGCCTGCAGCACGAGGGCGATTGGGACAGCCTCGCAGAGGCGATGAGGAAGGCCGCCCTGCGCCTGGAGCGCGGCGGGGCGGACTTCATCGTCCTGTGCACCAACACCATGCACCGGGTCGCCGATGCGATTTCATCGGCCGTGAACCTTCCGCTGCTTCACATCGCGGATCCCACGGCCGACAGGATCAGGGCTGCCGGATTCCATCGGATCGGCCTTCTCGGCACGGCCTTCACCATGGAGCAGGATTTCTACAAGGGCCGCCTGCTCGAGCGCCACGGGCTCGACGTGATCGTGCCGGACGAAGCGGACCGGCGGATCGTGCACGAGATCATCTACAAGGAACTCGTGCTCGGGATCGTCAGTCCGGAATCGCGCCAAGCCTACCGGGAGATCATCGCGCGCCTGGTCGAACGCGGCGCGCAAGCGGTCATTCTCGGCTGCACAGAAATTATGCTGCTGGTCTCGCCCGAGGACAGCGCCGTGCCCCTGTTCGACACCACGACGATCCACGCGGTCGCGGCGGTAGATGAGGCGCTGAAGTCGGATTGAAGCGCTCCGCTGTCATCCCCGGCGGTCCGCAGGACCGGGAAGGGGATCCACGATCAAGCGCCGAGCGATGGATTCCCTTCCCCTCCGCTGCGCTCCGGCCGGGAATGACACCGTCCCACGTCACCACCTTGCCGGATCGAACCCGGGGAGGTGATGACATGCGGTGGTGACTTACTCCGCCGCCGCCCGCGTTGCGCGCCACTGCGTCAGCAAGGCCCGCAAGGCCGCCGGTTTCAGCGGCTTGTTGAGCACGTGGATGTTCATTGCCGCGGCGGCGTCGCGCACGACCGGCGTGCGGTCGGCGGTCACGAGAACGGCCGGGGTATCGACCTGGGTTTTCCAGCGCAGGGCCTTGATGAGTTCGAGCCCGTCCGTGTCGTCCAGATGATAATCGGCGATGATGACTTCGGGCAGGGCCCTATGCGTCCTCAGGGCCTGATGGGCGGTCTCGAGATCGGACGCCGTCCAGGTGTCGCAGCCCCAGCCTGAGAGAAGCAGGCGCATGCCTTCGAGGATGGCGGGCTCGTTGTCGATGACGAGCACACGCAGGCCCGACAACACCGTCGCGGCCGGCTTCGGCGCCTCCGGCGCAGCCACCGTGGCCGGGAGAGCCGCCACCACCGGCACCTCGACCCGGAACACGGAGCCGCGGCCCACGTCCGAGTTCAACGTGATCGGATGCTTGAGCACGCGACCGATGCGCTCGACGATCGAGAGACCGAGGCCCAGGCCCCGCGCGGCCTTCATGCCCTGGTCCAGGCGCTGGAACTCGCGGAACACGATGCGCTGCTTCGAGGGCGGAATGCCGAGGCCCGTATCCCATACCTCCAGCACGAGATGGCCGCCGCGCCGGCGGCCGCCGACGAGCACGCGGCCCGACGGTGTGTATTTGATCGCGTTGGAGATCAGGTTCTGCAGCAGGCGGCGCATGAGGCGGCGGTCGGAGCGCACGGTCAGCGACGACGGCACGAAGGCGAGCTTCAGGCCCTTGTTGCGGGCGACGGGCTCGAACTCGCGCTGCAGCTGACGGAACAGTTCGTCGATGCGGAAGCTCGACCATTGCGGCTTCATGGCGCCCGTATCGAGGCGCGAGATGTCGAGGATCGCGGTCAGGATTTCCTCGACCGCATCGAGCGAGGCGTCGATGTTCTCCGCCAGCGTTCCGTCGCCGGCTTCGCGATCCCGCTCCACGAGGGAAACCGCGTAGAGGCGCGCCGCATTGAGCGGCTGGAGGATGTCGTGCGAGGCGGCTGCGAGGAAGCGCGTCTTGGAAATGTTCGCCTCATCGGCCTCGGCCTTCGCGCTTCGCAGGGCTTCGTTGAGGCGCGTCAATTCCTCGGTTCGCTCGCGGACCCGCTGTTCCAGCGTCTCGTTCGCGCGGCGGCTCGCCTCTTCCGCCAGAACGGTTTCAGTCACGTCCGTGTAGGTGGTCACGTGCCCCCCGTCGGGCAGCAGGTTCGAGCGGATCTCGATGACCTTGCCGGAGGGATAGAGCTTGAGGCGCACCGGTTCCACGTCGTGGCGGAAGGAGTGCAGGCGAGCCTCGACGAGCTCGTCGATCCTGCCGGGCCCATACGAACCGCGCGAGGCGTTGTAGTGAACGATGCGCTCCATGCTGATGCCCACGTGAACGAAGTTGGGCGGCATGTCGTAGAGATCGATGAAGGCCTGGTTCCAGGCCAGCAGGCGCAGGTCGCTGTCGAGAACGGTGATGCCCTGCTTGGCATAGTTCAACGCATGCTGGAGAAGGTCGCGGCTGTGCTGGATGGCTGCGGAGGCGTCGTCGAGCAGCTTCAGCGCTGCTTCCGTGGACACGGTGCGGCGGCGCAGCAGCAGAGACAGCGCGAGCCGCGACGATGCCGTACCGATGGCGGAGGCCAACAGGTGTTCCGCATAGCGCAGAAGATGGACATCGGCTTCGGCGCGGGGTTCCAGGTTCTGTCCTCGGCTATGGGTGAAGCCTTCGAAGGAGCGGGTCGTGCGCTCCTCTCCGAGGTACCGGGCGACGGTGGTGCGCAGCTCGCCGACGGTCACGCTGGCACGGAACAGGCGGAAGCTCGGTGCCGCAGAGGCGGCGGCCTCGCCCAGGAAGACATTGGCCTGGATCTGCTCCATCGCAGTCACCGGCCGCCAGAGTGAGAAGCCGATATAGCAGAGGATGTTGAGCGTCAGGCTCCAGACGACGCCGTGGGTGAGCTGCGGCAGGTCGACACCGAACAGCGATGTCGGCTTGAGAGCCGTGATGCCGAAGGGACCCGTGACGACGACATCGGACCAGAACACGCCGTCCCAGACGAGGCTCGGGAGGAGGAGCGTATAGGCCCAGGTGAGGAAGCCGACCACAAGCCCGATGCTGGCGCCGAGCGCCGTGCCGCGGGACCAGATGAGCCCCCCGATGAAGGCAGGCGCGACCTGGGCGATGGCCGCGAAGGACAAGAGACCGATGGCGGCAAGCGCTGCCTCTCCGGAGGCCCGGTAATAGGCATAGCCGAGGAGGATGACCAGGACGATGGAGATGCGCCTGACGCCGATCACGAAATTGCCGGGATCGACGCCGGAGAAGGCGCGCCGCCGCAGCACGATCGGCATGACGAGATGGTTCGAGATCATCACCGCCACGGCGACGGAATCGACGATGACCATCGCGGTGGCCGCCGAGAAGCCGCCGAGAAAGGCGAGAACGGCGATGACGCCTGCCTTGTCCGAGAGCGGCAGGGCGAGCAGGGTCATGTCGCGATCGACCGCGCCTTCGGGAAACGACGCAAGGCCCGCAAGAGCGATCGGGAGCACAAATAGGTTGATGAGCACCAGATAGAGCGGAAACAGCCAGGCGGCACGCTTCAGGTCTGCGATATCGTGGTTCTCGACCACCGTCACATGGAACTGGCGTGGCAGCAGAAGCGCCGCGCATGTGGAGAGAAGGATGAGCGTGACGTAGCTGCCGAACCCCGAGGTCCGGCTCATCAGGTCCGCGGTGGTGCCCTGTTCATGGAGCCGCTGCACGATGGCATCGTAGCCGTCGAACATCACGAAGGTGATGTAGCCGCCGACCACCAGGAAGGCGACGAGCTTCACCACCGACTCGATGGAGATCGCCAGCAGGAGTCCGTTCTGGTGCTCGGTCGCATCCGTATGGCGGGTGCCGAACGCGACGGCGAAGCCGGCCAGGACGAGGGCGACCACGAGGGCGAGATCGCCGATGAAGGGGGGCTTCGTCAGGAAGGTTTCGTTGGCCGCCGTCAGGAAGACGTCGAGAGAGGACGAGACGGCTTTCAGCTGCAGGGCGATGTAGGGAATGGACCCGACAAGCGCGATCAGGCTGACGAGGGCCGCGACCCGCTCGCTCTTGCCGTAACGGGCCGCGACGAAATCGGCGATGGACGAGATGTTCTGCGTCTTCGCCACACGCACGACCCGGGCGACCAGGGGATAGCCCAGGCCGATCACGAGGATCGGACCGATATAGATCGCCAGGAAGTCGAAACCGGAATGGCTCGCAAGGCCCACCGATCCGAAGAAGGTCCAGGACGTGCAATAGACCGCGAGAGCAAGGGCCGCGATGGTGGAACGGGCAGGGCCCTGGATGACGCGCCTCCCGCCATTGTCGCCCCAATGGGCCACGGTGAACAGAAAGCAGAGATAAACCAGCGCGGACAGTACGACGGCCCAGGTGGCGACCATAGGCTCAACCCTCGAAAGCAAACACGCAACAGCTTTAGCGGGTTAAGAGGATGAAAGCCATGGCAGGGGCGTCACAGGTCCCGGTCCCATTCCGGCTTCTCTCCGAACCGCCTGGCCAGGAATGCCACGAAGGCACGGACCTTGGCCGGAGCCTGCCGGCCCGAGGGCAGGATGGCATGAATGGCGGGCTCGTAGGTCGGATAGGCGGTCAGGACGGGAATGAGGCTGCCGTCGCGCAGGCTGTCGCCGACGATGAAGGTGGGCTGGTAGATCAGCCCCTGGCCCGCAATGGCCGCGGCCAAGAGGGCATCGCCGTTATTGGCCCGCAGATTGCCCTGGATCGGCACCGCGATGTCGCCGTCGAGGCCGAAGGCCCAGCGGCTCGCCCCGATGGCGCTGGGCAGGGTATAGCCGAGGCAATTGTGCCGGGCGAGATCATCCAGGGTTTGCGGAACCCCGTGGTCCTTCAGATAGGCCGGAGAGGCGCACACGATGGTGCGGCAGGCGGCGAGGCGCCGTGCCACCAGGCTCGAATCCTTCAGGCGCCCGATCCGGATCGCAAGATCCCAACCTTCCTCGATGAGATCGACATAGCGGTCCGCGAGCCCCAGGTCGAATGAGACGGCGGGGTAAAGACGGCTGAACTCCGTAAGAGCCGGAACGACCTGCCGGAAGCCGAAGGTGAGGGGGACGTTGAGCCGCAGCGTCCCCCGCGGCTCGATGCGGTCGAGGCTGGCGGAGGCCTCCGCCTCCTCGATCTCGGCGAGGATGCGCTCGCAGGCGGCGAGGTAGGCGCGGCCCTCTTCGGTCAGCACCAGCTTTCGGGTGGACCGGTGCAGCAGCTTGACCCCGAGCCGGTCCTCAAGCGCCGCCACATGCTTGGTCACCATGGTCTGCGACAGGTGGAGCGCCCGAGCCGCCGCCGAGAAGCTGCCGAGCGTGGCGACACGGACGAAGACCTGCATGCCGGTGACGCGGTCGAGCATGGGATAGCCTCACTCTCCGGGTGTGAAGTGATATTCTAGAAGCAGAATTATCACATCGATAGTTTGAGATCATATGAAAAGCTCATTTCAGGAGATTCTTATGATCGATACCCGTACCGCTCCCTACGCCGCCCTGATCCTGCGCATCACGCTCGGCATCGTGTTCCTCGCCCATGCGGGCCTGAAGGTCTTCGTGTTCACGCCGGCCGGCGCGGCCCAGTTCTTCGGAAGCCTCGGCCTGCCTCCGGCCCTGGCCTATCTGACCATCGCGGCTGAAACGGTCGGCGGCATCGCTCTCATCCTCGGCTTCTACACCCGCTGGGTCTCGCTGGCCCTGATCCCGATCCTGCTCGGCGCCATCGCGTTCGTCCACGGCCCGGCAGGGTTCTTCTTCAACAACCCGAATGGCGGCTGGGAATATCTGGCGTTCTGGATCGCGGCCCTCGTGGCGCAGGCGCTCCTGGGCGACGGCGCTCTTGCGGCGCGGGCCGGATCGGCCAAGACTGCTCCCACGTTCTCCCCGCGCTCAGCCTGAGGCAGACCCATGGTCAAACCCATTCCCCAGGAATCCGCCGGAGTACCGGCGGCCCGTCCCATCGATCCCGGCGTCAGGATCGGGCATGTCCACCTGAAGGTGGCCGATCTCGACCGCGCGCTCGCCTTCTATTGCGGCGTGCTCGGCTTCGAGCTGATCCAGCGCTACGGGACCCAGGCCGCCTTCGTGTCGGCGGGCGGCTACCACCACCACATCGGCCTGAACACCTGGGAGAGCAAGGGCGGCTCCCCGCCGCCTCCCGGCACGACGGGTCTCTACCATGTGGCGATTCTCTACCCGACGCGGGCAGCGCTGGCGGATGCGCTCTACCGGCTGGCGGAGGCCGGCATCCCTCTCCAGGGCGCGAGCGACCATGGAGTGAGCGAGGCGCTTTACCTGAGCGATCCCGACGGCAACGGCATCGAGCTCTATGTCGACCGGCCGGAGGACCAGTGGCCCAGAACCGCCAATGGCGAACTCGCCATGGTCACGCAGCGCCTCGACCTGCAGGATCTGCTGGCGGCCCGCGAGGCTTGACGAAATTCCCAGTTCGGGCAGCTTTAGCTTAGGGTCAAGCAAAGGGGTCCGGTCATGTGGAATGAGTTCAAGCAATTCGCCCTGCGCGGCAACGTGGTCGATCTCGCCATCGGCATCATCATCGGTGCCGCCTTCGGCCGGATCGTGGATTCCCTCGTCGGGGACATCTTCATGCCCATCATCGGGGCCGTCACCGGCGGCCTCGATTTCTCGAACTACTTCACAGCCCTGTCCGGCAACGTCACGGCCGGATCCCTCGACGAAGCCAAGAAGCAGGGCGCCGTGCTCGGCTGGGGCAATTTCATCACGGTCGCCATCAACTTCGCCATCATCGCCTGGATCCTCTTCCTCCTGGTCAAGGGCATGAATCGCCTGCGCCGCACGGAGGATGCGAAGACCGGCACGGCCGAGAAGCCGGCGGAAATCCCGGCCGATGTGAAGCTGCTGACGGAGATCCGCGATCTTCTGAAGACGGGCCGCACGATCTGACATCCATCACGGGTTTCGATCGGACACTTCGTCTTTTGTCATGAGACCTATTCCGGACTTGCCTTGAGATTGCGAACGGGCCATGCCTGTTTGCGTCTTTCCGAGGAAGCCCCCATGAATGTGTCCGTGCCGGTTCCGTCCGTTCTCAACCTGCGCCCGGAGGCGGAGCAGGCGCCGACGAGCGGCATCGTCGACGTGTTCACCTACGGCCGACTG
This region of Microvirga mediterraneensis genomic DNA includes:
- a CDS encoding 2-hydroxychromene-2-carboxylate isomerase, with amino-acid sequence MPRTIDYYFSLVSPWAYIGHAPFMEVAQKHGVEVNFKPVFLGRVFSETGGLPLAQRHPARQRYRIVELQRWREKRGLTFNINPKHWPFDVNLADRFVIAITASGRSPDAFLRRAFAAIWEEERDLGDPLVLSELAEQAGLDSSALMDVVTGSTTEAIYALNLENAVAGDVFGSPAYVLDGEVFWGQDRLELLDDALSSGRAPYTPNA
- a CDS encoding aspartate/glutamate racemase family protein, which translates into the protein MRTIGLIGGMSWESSAEYYRIINQEVNRRLGGVRSAQCLMYSVDFEDIKRLQHEGDWDSLAEAMRKAALRLERGGADFIVLCTNTMHRVADAISSAVNLPLLHIADPTADRIRAAGFHRIGLLGTAFTMEQDFYKGRLLERHGLDVIVPDEADRRIVHEIIYKELVLGIVSPESRQAYREIIARLVERGAQAVILGCTEIMLLVSPEDSAVPLFDTTTIHAVAAVDEALKSD
- a CDS encoding PAS domain-containing hybrid sensor histidine kinase/response regulator; this encodes MVATWAVVLSALVYLCFLFTVAHWGDNGGRRVIQGPARSTIAALALAVYCTSWTFFGSVGLASHSGFDFLAIYIGPILVIGLGYPLVARVVRVAKTQNISSIADFVAARYGKSERVAALVSLIALVGSIPYIALQLKAVSSSLDVFLTAANETFLTKPPFIGDLALVVALVLAGFAVAFGTRHTDATEHQNGLLLAISIESVVKLVAFLVVGGYITFVMFDGYDAIVQRLHEQGTTADLMSRTSGFGSYVTLILLSTCAALLLPRQFHVTVVENHDIADLKRAAWLFPLYLVLINLFVLPIALAGLASFPEGAVDRDMTLLALPLSDKAGVIAVLAFLGGFSAATAMVIVDSVAVAVMISNHLVMPIVLRRRAFSGVDPGNFVIGVRRISIVLVILLGYAYYRASGEAALAAIGLLSFAAIAQVAPAFIGGLIWSRGTALGASIGLVVGFLTWAYTLLLPSLVWDGVFWSDVVVTGPFGITALKPTSLFGVDLPQLTHGVVWSLTLNILCYIGFSLWRPVTAMEQIQANVFLGEAAASAAPSFRLFRASVTVGELRTTVARYLGEERTTRSFEGFTHSRGQNLEPRAEADVHLLRYAEHLLASAIGTASSRLALSLLLRRRTVSTEAALKLLDDASAAIQHSRDLLQHALNYAKQGITVLDSDLRLLAWNQAFIDLYDMPPNFVHVGISMERIVHYNASRGSYGPGRIDELVEARLHSFRHDVEPVRLKLYPSGKVIEIRSNLLPDGGHVTTYTDVTETVLAEEASRRANETLEQRVRERTEELTRLNEALRSAKAEADEANISKTRFLAAASHDILQPLNAARLYAVSLVERDREAGDGTLAENIDASLDAVEEILTAILDISRLDTGAMKPQWSSFRIDELFRQLQREFEPVARNKGLKLAFVPSSLTVRSDRRLMRRLLQNLISNAIKYTPSGRVLVGGRRRGGHLVLEVWDTGLGIPPSKQRIVFREFQRLDQGMKAARGLGLGLSIVERIGRVLKHPITLNSDVGRGSVFRVEVPVVAALPATVAAPEAPKPAATVLSGLRVLVIDNEPAILEGMRLLLSGWGCDTWTASDLETAHQALRTHRALPEVIIADYHLDDTDGLELIKALRWKTQVDTPAVLVTADRTPVVRDAAAAMNIHVLNKPLKPAALRALLTQWRATRAAAE
- a CDS encoding LysR family transcriptional regulator: MLDRVTGMQVFVRVATLGSFSAAARALHLSQTMVTKHVAALEDRLGVKLLHRSTRKLVLTEEGRAYLAACERILAEIEEAEASASLDRIEPRGTLRLNVPLTFGFRQVVPALTEFSRLYPAVSFDLGLADRYVDLIEEGWDLAIRIGRLKDSSLVARRLAACRTIVCASPAYLKDHGVPQTLDDLARHNCLGYTLPSAIGASRWAFGLDGDIAVPIQGNLRANNGDALLAAAIAGQGLIYQPTFIVGDSLRDGSLIPVLTAYPTYEPAIHAILPSGRQAPAKVRAFVAFLARRFGEKPEWDRDL
- a CDS encoding DoxX family protein, which codes for MIDTRTAPYAALILRITLGIVFLAHAGLKVFVFTPAGAAQFFGSLGLPPALAYLTIAAETVGGIALILGFYTRWVSLALIPILLGAIAFVHGPAGFFFNNPNGGWEYLAFWIAALVAQALLGDGALAARAGSAKTAPTFSPRSA
- a CDS encoding VOC family protein: MVKPIPQESAGVPAARPIDPGVRIGHVHLKVADLDRALAFYCGVLGFELIQRYGTQAAFVSAGGYHHHIGLNTWESKGGSPPPPGTTGLYHVAILYPTRAALADALYRLAEAGIPLQGASDHGVSEALYLSDPDGNGIELYVDRPEDQWPRTANGELAMVTQRLDLQDLLAAREA
- the mscL gene encoding large conductance mechanosensitive channel protein MscL, whose translation is MWNEFKQFALRGNVVDLAIGIIIGAAFGRIVDSLVGDIFMPIIGAVTGGLDFSNYFTALSGNVTAGSLDEAKKQGAVLGWGNFITVAINFAIIAWILFLLVKGMNRLRRTEDAKTGTAEKPAEIPADVKLLTEIRDLLKTGRTI